The following DNA comes from Agromyces mangrovi.
GACTCGCCTCAGGGTGGGGCTACGACGGGCTCGAGATCGCCTGCTGGGGCGACCACCTCGACCCGTGGCGCTGGAACGACGACGCCTACATCGCCGATCGCCTGGCGCTGCTCGACCGCTACGGCCTGAAGGTGTGGGCGATCTCGAACCACCTCAAGGGGCAGGCGGTGTGCGACGACCCGATCGACGCGCGGCACCGCGACATCCTCTCCAACCGGGTATGGGGTGATGGCGAGCCCGAGGGCGTGCGGCAGCGCGCCGCCGAGGAGATGCAGCACACGGCGCGGCTCGCGGCCAAGCTCGGCGTCGACACGGTCGTCGGCTTCACCGGCTCGTCGATCTGGAAGTACGTCGCGATGTTCCCGCCGGCCTCGCAGGCCATGGTCGATGCGGGCTACCAGGACTTCGCCGACCGCTGGAACCCGATCCTCGACGTGTTCGACGAGGTCGGAGTGCGGTTCGCCCACGAGGTGCACCCGAGCGAGATCGCGTACGACTACTGGACGACGGTGCGCACGCTCGAGGCGATCGGGCATCGCGAGGCGTTCGGCCTGAACTGGGACCCGAGCCACATGGTCTGGCAGGACATCGACCCGGTCAGCTTCCTCTGGGACTTCCAGGACCGCATCTACCACGTCGACTGCAAGGACACGAAGCTGCGCGGGCGCAACGGCCGCAACGGCCGGCTCGGCTCGCACCTCGCGTGGGCCGACCCGCGCCGTGGCTGGGACTTCATCTCCACCGGGCATGGCGACGTGCCCTGGGAGGATGCGTTCCGCATGCTCAACACGATCGGCTACCAGGGGCCGATCTCCATCGAGTGGGAGGACGCCGGCATGGACCGGCTCCGCGGCGCACCGGAGGCGCTCGAGTTCGTGCGCGGCCTCGCGTTCGACGCTCCCGACGCAGCGTTCGACGCCGCGTTCAGCACCTCCGACTGACGAGCTCCGAGCCCGCCCGCGGCGGGCGCGTCCGCCTCAGCGCGACGCGCCCGCCGCGACCATCGACTCGATGTTCGCCGGCGACAGCGCGTAGTGGATCGCGAGCACGCACGCGCCGATGACCGCGGCATCCGCCCCCACCCGCGACTGCGCGATCTGGAGGTGCTCGGTGGCCAACGGCATCGACCGGGTGTAGACGACCTCGCGCACACCCGCGATGAGGTGTTCGCCGGCCTGCGCGAGGCTGCCGCCGATGACGATCACCGACGGGTTGATGAGGCTCACGCAGGTGGTCAGCACCTCGCCGACGTCGCGGCCGGCCTGGCGCACGGCCTGGATGGCGTCGATGTTGCCGCGCTTGACGAGGTCGACGACGTCCTGGCTGGAGTTCGGGTCGAGCCCCGAGGCGCGCAGCGCGCGCGCGATCGCAGCGCCCGAAGCGAGTGCCTCGAGGCATCCGCGATTGCCGCACGAGCACGGGATCTCGGCGCCGCGCGCCACGTAGACGTGCCCGATGTCGCCGGCCGTGCCCTGCGCGCCGCGCTGCAGCACGCCGCCGGCGATGACGCCGGAGCCGATGCCCGTGGCGACCTTCACGAACAGCAGGTGGTCGACCTCGGGCCACGAGCGCTCGCGCTCGCCGAGCGCCATGATGTTGACGTCGTTGTCGACCAGCACGGGCACGTCGAAGACGCCCTCGAACCAGCCGGGCACGTCGAAGCGGTCCCACCCCGGCATGATGGGCGGGTTGATCGGTCGGCCGGTCTCGTGCTCGACGGGGCCGGGAAGGCCGATGCCGACCGCCAGCAGATCGCCCATGGAGCGGCCCACATCGGTCAGCAGAGACTGCGCTTCGGTGGCGATCCAGCCGAGCACGGCCTCCGGACCGTCGGCGACGGGGATGCGTTCGTGCCGCTCGCCGAGGACGGTCCCGGTGAGCGTGCTCACCGCGATGCGCACGTGCGTGGCGCCGACATCGACGCCGAGCACGACGCGCTCGCTCGCGGTGATCGCGAACTGGCTCGACGGGCGGCCGCCCGTCGAGACGGCGTCGCCGACCGAACCGACGAGCCCGAGCTCCATGAGCGTCTCGATGCGCAGCGCCACCGTCGACCGGGCGAGGCCGGTCATGGCGGCGAGTTCGGTGCGCGTCCGTGCGCGCCCGTCGCGGAGAATCTGGAAGAGGTCGCTCGTGACCGTCGAGCCGATTCCGGTGACATCGGTCTCGCTCGGTCCTGCACTTACGTCGGTCACGTTCTCAGTATCCCACGAATCTCGTTCGAAGAGCGCTCTCCTGTTGGCGCAAGCGGCACCCCATTCCGCGGGTCATCGGCGAACCGCCGTGATACCTGCGGCGTCGAGCACGAGGTCGCGCACGGATGCCGCGGGCAGTTCGTCGTCGCCGCGCTCGAGCGTCGCGAGGCCGGGGTCGGAAGAGAGCACCATCGGGGCATCCGCTCGGCCGTCGGGCAGGCGGCCATGGGTACCGCGCACCCACGACGGGTCGAGTGGCACGACGTCCATCGTGTAGCGGAAGCCGAGTGCCTTGCGCGCCAATCCCGCGCCGGCCCGCAGGCGCGCGAACCGATCGGCCGGGTCGAGGAACAGCTCGGCGGGGTCGTAGCCCGGCTTACGGTGGATGTCGACCCCGCGTGCGAATTCCGGGGCCCTAGCGTCGTCGAGCCAGTAGTAATAGGTGAACCAGGCGCCGGGGCGTGCGACCGCCACCAGTTCGCCGGAGCGTTCGTGGGAGAGCCCGTACCGCGCCTGCGCGTCTCGGTCGAGCACCTCGTCGACGCCGTCCAGCTCGGCGAGCACCGCACGGGTGCGGGGCACGTCGGCCGGGTCGGCGACGTAGACGTGGGCGACCTGGTGATCGGCGACCGCGAACGCGCGCGAGGTCGTCGGGTCGAGCAGCTCGCGACCGCGCTGCTCGTGCACCGCGAGGAGTCCGGCGCGGCGCAGGGCGCGGTTGACGTCGACCGGGTGGTCGGCCCGTGTGATGCCGTACTCGGAGACCGCGATCACGGTCGTACCCTCGGCGACCGCCTGGTCGAGCAGGGGGCGAGCGCCGCGTCGAGGTCTGCCGCCGCGCGGTCCGCCTCGGCCGACGCGGGTCCGAACCGCTGCAGGTCGTAGTCGAGGTGCGGCAGGTACGTCATCACGAGGTCGTCGGAGCGCTCGTCGAGCACCAGCCGGGTGGCGTCCACGATCCACTGCGTCGAGGCGAGGGATGCCCCGGGGCCCCAGTACTGGAACAGGGGGAACGGCCCCAGTCGGCGTTCCAGGCGGTCGTGCAGCGCGGCGGGGCGCACGTAGGCGTCGGGCGACTTGCGACCGTCGGCGTGGTACACGGGCCGCGGCGTGATCGTGAGGTCGGTCGACGCGCCCATCGCGTACCACCAGCAGATGTTCGCCGCCGAGAAGCCGGGGCGGTGCCGCCGCGCGGTCTCCCAGACCTTCTCGCCCGCGACGAGCCGGTTGTGCTGGCGCCAGAGCAGCACCTCGCCGAGGTCGCGGAAGTACCAGCCGTTGCCCACGATGCCGTGCTCGGCGGGTGCCGTGCCGGTGAGCATGGTCGACTGCACGCTGCACGTGACCGCGGGCAGCACGGTGCGCAGGGACGCGGTCGCGCCGGCGTCGCCCAGCGCGCGCAGCCGCGGCATGTGCGCCAGCGTGCGCGGGGTCAGGCCGACGACGTCGAGCAGCAGCGTGCGGCTCATGCGACGGCCTCGCCGGGCAGGTCGGACGCCCCGAGCAGGTGCCGCCGCACCCAGGCGAGCTCCCCGGCGACGCCCGCGATCAGGTCGTCATCGCCGACGTCGAGCACGCTCCAGGTGTAGGTCTCGACGTCGAGCTGCACGTCGTCGCCGCCGCCGGGGCCGGCGAGCACGGCGCGGTACGCCGCCTCGAGCACGTCGGTGGTCGTGGCGAGCGGGGCGGGCGCAGGGTGGTGCAGGGGCATGTGGAAGTGGGTGCGCCACGGCCCCGTGCGCGGCAGTTCCGACAGAGCGAGGTCGAGGTCGTCGGCGCGCACCACCTCGCCGCCCGGAGCGCGCAGCCGGGTCTGGTGCAGGTAGCGCGGCTCGGCGAACGCACCGAGCGCGTCGGCGGTCGCGGGGTCGGCGGGATCGTCGGCGTGGAGCGCCGCGGAGGCCTGCACCTTCACGACGCGGAGACCGGCGTCGAGCACCTCGTCGACCGCACGAGCGGGGTCGGCGAACGACACCGCGAGGTGGCAGGTGTCGAGGCAGACGCCGACGTGCTCGGCGTCGATGCCGCCGTGGCCGACCCGCGGGCCGAGCCAGCGGGCGATGTCGCCGACGTCGTCGAGCACGCACCCGGGCTCCGGCTCGATCGCGAGCCGGATGGTCCGGCCGAGCTCCGAGCGGATGCCACCGAGCACGCGACTCACGCGGGTCAGCGCGTCCATGGCGAGGCGGTCCTGCTCGGGGCCCCACGGCTCGCGCCAGCCCAGCGGCAGGGTGGAGATGCTGCCGGTCGCGCCCTCGGGCAGCAGGTCGGCGAGCACCGCGGCGCAGTCGAGCGTGTAGCGCTCGCGTTCCGCGGTGGTCCAGTCGGGCCGGTAGACGTCGTGCTTGACGACGTCGGCGTGGAAGGCGGCGTAGGGGAACGCGTTCAGCGTGCGCACCTCCAGCGACTCGGCGTCGAGCGCATCCCGGAGGCGCCCACGGGCGTGCTCGTCGGTCGCGAGCTCGCGGGCGAGCGCAGCCGGCAGCCAGAGGCCCACGCCGAGCCGAGCGAGGCCGGCACGGCGACGGATCGGGCCGGCATAGCGGTGCAACTGCGCGATCACGCCGTCGAGTGTCTCGGCCGGGTGCACGTTGGTGCAGTAGGAGAGGTCCATCAGGCGGGCACCCCGCGACGGATCGAGTTGCCGGCGAACTCGTCGGACCCGTGCACGGCGTCGCCGTCGGGGCCATCCGCCTCGTCGAGCACCAGCCGCCCGCTCTGTCCGTAGAACGCGACCGGGTTGCGCCAGAGCACCCGGTCGACGTCGTCGTCGGAGAAGCCCGCCGCCCGCATCGCGTGCGCCGACGAGACCGTCGTGAGCGGATCGGAGTGTCCCCAGTCGGCGGCCGAGTCGACGAGCATCCGGGTTGTGCCGTGCCGCCGCAGCACGTCGACCAGGCGACGCTCGTCCATCTTCGTGTCGGGGTAGATGGAGAACGCCATCCAGCAGCCCGAGTCGACGACCTCCTCCACCGTGATCTCGTTCAGGTGGTCGAGCACGACCAGCTCGGGGCGGATGCCGGACTCGCGGACCACGTCGAGCGTGCGCCTGGTTCCGGCGAGCTTGTCGCGGTGCGGGGTGTGCACGAGCACCGGCAGGTCGAACCGCATCGCCAGCTCGAGGTGCTCGGCGAAGACCTCCTCCTCGGCAGCCGTCATCGAGTCGTACCCGGTCTCGCCGACGGCCACGACGCCGTCCTTCGCGAGGTAGCGCGGCAGCACCCGCATGACCTCGCGGCAGCGCGGGTCGTTCGCCTCCTTCGGGTTCAGCCCGATCGTGCAGTGGTGGCGGATGCCGTACTGCGCCGCGCGGTAGCGCTCCCAGCCGATGAGCGCGTCGAAGTAGTCGGTGAAGCTGCCGACGTTGGTGCGCGGCTGGCCGAGCCAGAACGACGGCTCGACCAGGGCGCGCACCCCGGCGTCGCGCATGGCCGCGTAGTCGGCCGTGGTGCGGCTGGTCATGTGGATGTGCGGGTCGAAGATCCTCATCGTGCGTCCTCCCGGATCGTGGTCTGCGGTGGCGCGGACGGTGCCGCGCCGGCGACGCGGAGCATGTCGGCGCTCACCTCGCGGCCCGCCGAGCGCCGTTCCGCGACGAGCGCGGTGGCCATGCGGACCAGCTCGTCGTCGCTGCGTGCGTCGAGGGCGTCGACCGCGTCGATCGGCACGCCCATGAAGAGGAGCTTCAGCACGCCGTGCCGCCAGGCGTGCGGGTCGAGGTGGTCGGCGCCGAAGGGCCCCATCGCGGCGGCGACGAGCCCGGGGTCGTTCGCGCGCAGCGACTCGTGGACCGCTGCGAGGCCGGCGGCGACCACCGGCGGGGTCGGCTCGTCGAGCGTGTTCAGCCCGCGGAGCACGCCGCGGCGCTCGGCCGTGTCGCCGTGGTCGTAGAGGTCGCGCACGATCGCCGCGCCTCGATCGGGCGATGCCGAGGCGACGGCCGTGCGCAGCAGTGCCGCGCGGGCCTCGTCGTCGACGGTGCCGAGCCGCAGCCCCCGGGGTCGTGCTCGGGGTCGAGTGCGCCGCGGCCCACCATGCGCCCGCACGCCGGCGAGAACTCGGCGATGCGCTCGGGCTCGATCGCCACGGCGGCGAGTGCGGTGCGGAACCAGTCGTTCATGCTGCCTCCCAGGCGGCCCGGATGGCTCGGATGCTGCGGGCTGCGGCGCCGGGCGCGTCGTGGCCGTGCCGGGGAGCTCGACGGCCGCGATGCCCGTGTAGCCGGCCGCGGAGAGGGTGCCGAGCGCAGCGGAGAGGTCGAGCTCGCCGTCCCCGAACTCGAGGTGCTCGTGCACGCCGGACCGCATGTCGTCGACCTGGACGTTCGCGAGCAGTCCGCCGGCCTCGCCGAGCGCGCCGACCACGCCGCCGGGTTCGACCGCGACGCAGTGGCCGAGGTCGACCGTGAGCCGCAACGCAGCGGGGTCGCCCGCGGCGGCGCGCACCGCGAGGGCGTCGGCCACGGTCTCGACGAGCATGCCGGGCTCCGGTTCGAGCGCGAGCGCGACGCCGGCGCTCGCCGCGGTGGCCGCCAGCCCGCCCACGCGGGTGACGAGGCGGTCGAGCGCCTCGTCGGTCTCGGTGCCGCGGGGGAGGGTGCCCGACCAGAACGAGACCGCATCGGCGCGCAGCACGCCGGCCAGGTCGATCGCACGCTCCAGCAGCTCCACCCGGGCGGCTCCGTCGGGGTCGAGCAGGTTGGGTCGATGCTTGCGGAAGGGGTCGAGCGTGTACCTCCCGCCGGTCTCGATGACGACCCGCCAGCCCATGTCGTCGAGGCGGAGCCGGAGCTCGCGGGCGCGGTCGCGCGCGTCGTCGGCGAACGGATCGAGGTGCGGGTGCCCGAGCGTGAGCGCGAGCGCGCGGTAGCCGAGCGCGTCGAGCACGTCGAGCGCGTCGTCGAGCGGATGGTCGCCGAATCCGTTCGTGCCGTAGCCGACGACGAACGGGGCGCCCTCGAGGCGGGTCGTCGTGCTCATGTCACGTCACCGCCGGTGCGGCGCCGGGTGAGTGCTCCGAGCACGCCGGCGACGCCGAGCAGAGCTGCGGCGGCTCCCGTTGCTCCGGCACGCGCGGCGAGGGTCGCCTGCAACGGCACCACTGCCGTGAGCGAGGCGCGGGTCGCACTGCGCACGACGGCCGCGGTCGGCTCGTGCGCGGCCCGCAACTGACCGGGCAGCGCCGCCGCCAGGTATGCGGCCACGCCCCCGAGCGTCGCCGCGAGGGAGCTCGCAGCCCGGTCGCACGGGGCATCCGACCGCGCCTCGCTCGCGACCGCGGTTGCGTTCCCGGCGACTGCGCCGATCGCCGCCGTGCCGGTCGCCGCGATCGCGGCACGCGCCGCACCCGGGGTGCCGCCGTGGACCTCGCCGCGTGAGAGCACGGTCACGCCCAGCGTGTGCGCGGCGACGACGACGGCGGCGGGAATCGCCCGCGGAGATGCCGCCGCCCCCATCATCACGTCGAGCCCCCGGCACGCGGCCATCACGAAGGGGCCCGCCGACGTCTGCTTGGCGACGAGGTCGTAGGCGGCGATCGCGCCGACGAGGCATCCGGCCACTGCGCCCGACCTGCGGCCGCCGCCAATTCCCGCGAGCACCACGCCGCCCGCCGCGAGGGCCGCCGCGACGAGGGTCGCGGCCCGCACGCCGATGCGGCCCGACGGGATCGGCCGTTCGGGTCGTTCGACCGCGTCGAGGCGGCGGTCGGCGACGTCGTTCAGCGCCATGCCCGCCGAGTAGAGGGCGACGGATGCCGCGGGGAGCAGCCGCCGGCGTCGCTGCGCGCGCTGCTCGGGTGCCAGGTGCCGCATGCCGACGACGGCGTCGCCGACCACCGTGAGCGCGGCCGGCGCGCGCACGAGTTCGAGCACGACGCCGGGACTCACCGCTCCACGCCCGCGATCGCCTCGGTCGCCCGCACGCCGTTGGCGGCCGCCGTCGCGAACCGGTGCAGTGCCGCCGACTGGGCGTGGAACGCGTGCTCGTCGGAGTCGATCGGATCCTTGAAGAAGTAGCCGAGCTCGCTGATCGCCCCTGCACGCCCGGCCGCCTCCGCGAGTGCGAGCAGGCGCACGAGGTCGATCACGAGCGGCGCCGCGAGCATCGAGTCGTACGCGCTCCAGGTGGTCTGCAGCGTGATGCGCGAGTTGAGGAATCCCTCGGCGTGCACGTGGTCCCACGCGGTCTTGACGTCGCCGAGGTCGGGCACGTTGTCGATGTGCAGCGGTGCCACCACGCCGTCGCCGACGATGCTGCGCAGCCCGCGGGTCTTCGACGCGAGCTTGCTCCGCACGGCATCGGCATCGGCCAGGGTCGCCCCGTCGCCGCCCCCGAGGAGGTTCGCCCCGGCCCAGGACAGCACGCGCATGCCGCGGTCGACGAACATCGGGCCGAGCACGGTGCGCAGCAGGGTCTCGCCGGTCTTGCCGTCGCAGCCGGCGAAGCACGTGCCGCGGTGCTCGGCGCGGGCGCGCACGACGGGCAGGCCGATGCCCGCCGACGGCGTGAACCCGGCGAAGGCGCTGCCCGACTCGATTGCGGCGAGGGCGGCGAGCGAACTCGCGGGGAGCGCGGCGGACGAGGGGTCGGCGAGTCGTTCGGCGAGCACCCGCTCGTCGTGGTGCGCGGGGTCGTCGGCCGGCAGCGGCTCGGTCGACGAGACGTCGACGACGACGACGTGGTCGAGCCGGTTGCGCTCCCGGAAGGAGCGGATGTCGTCGGTCAGCCGATCGAGCGCGGCCCCCTGCGATTCGCCCAGCCCGGCCACGTAGCCGGGGCGGAGCTCGCGCTCGTCGGACGCGAGGTCCTCGGCGACCGCCTCGACGAGGTGCGTCGGCACCATGCCCGACGCCGCGAGCTGCCGCGCGCGGTCGAGCAGCGGCACGGATGCCACGTCGTGTCCGCCGACCACGATGTCCCCGATCTCCGCGAGCGGCGCCTCGGCGAAGGCGGGGCCGGCGGTGACGCAGCCGACCGGCCCGGCGAGGCCGCGTCCGATGGCGTGCACGCCGATGGCGGCGGTCGTGGCGACCGAGCCGCGGGCGCCGATGCACCACATGCCGACCCGGCCCACCGGGGCGTCGGTGCGGGGGCGGCGTCGTGTGCGGGTGGATCGATCTGCATGGCGTGCTCCTCGTGGTCGTTCATCGGTCTCGTCGGATCAGTGATCGGGCGGCCCGGGAGAGGTACTCGCCCAGGGGGCCGGGCAGTTCGCGCTCGGCGGTCTCGGCGGCCCGCTCGGCCTCGCGCCGTGCGGTCTCGCGGGCGGCGTCGCGCGCGCCGGTGCGCGTCACGATCGCGCGCACCTCGGCGATGCCCGGCGAACTCGCGCGCGGGTCGCCCAGCGCGGCGATCAGTCGTGCGCGGTCGGCGCGGTCGGCCCGCTCGAGCGCGAGGTGCACGAGCAGCGTGCGCGTGCCGTCGGCGACGTCGCTGCCTGCGGGCTTGCCGGTGTCCTCCGGGGCGCCGAAGAGCCCGAGGTCGTCGTCGGCGAGCTGGTAGGCCACGCCGAGCCCGTCGCCGACGCGGTCGAGCGCGTCGAGGGCGCCGGAGTCCGCGGTGCCGGCGGCGAGTGCGCCGAGTCGCAGCGGGAGGCGGAAGCTGTACACGGCCGTCTTGAGCCGTGCGGTGCGCAGCGGGTCGGGCGTCTCCGTGCCCGGATCGTCGCCGTGCACGTCGAGCAACTCGCCGGCGACCGTGAGCTCGATGGCTCGAACGGCCTCGAGCACCAGCCGCGCCCGCAACTCCGCTCCCACGGGCAGGTCGGCGAGCAGCCCGAGCGCGCCGGCGATGGCGAGGTCGCCGGCCAGGACGCCGGCGGTGAGCCCGTGGCGTCGAGCAGACGTCTCGCCGAGGCCCGCTGCCGCGGCGTCCCGCTCGGCACGCCCGATGGCGTTCGGTGCACCGTGGCGCACGCGGTCGCCGTCGATGAGGTCGTCGTGGGTGCAGAGCCCCGAGTGGAGCACCTGCACGGCCGCCGCGAGTCCGGCGAGGCAGGCGTGATCGCTGCCGCCGAAGCCGAGGTACCCCGCCGCGAGCAGGCGCGGGCGGAGGTACTTGCCCGCGGCGGAGGCGTCGGCGGCGTCCCGGAGCAGCCGGGCGATGGGTGCACCGCCCGCGGCGGAGCGCGCTCGTGCCCCGGCCCAGTGCCGGGCGACGGCGTCGCGCGCCTCCGGGAGCGCCTCGTCGACGGCGTCGGCGAAGGTCGCGGAGGCGACCGCCGAGCCGTAGGGGAAGCGCCGGTCATGTCTCACCTGTCCTCGTCGACAGTCACGTGGTCTGCGTGGCATCCGTTCGCCCGAGGCATCCGGTCGCCGTGTTCCAAAGATTACGTCTGGCGAAAGTCAACTGTCAATCAATCAGAACTTGCGTGTCACTCGGCGGAACCCGAGAGAAGAAGTTGACATCGGTCAACCATCGCCATATGGTTGACCGTCATCAACTTTCAGGAAGGGGTCACGTGACCGTCACCGCATCCACGCCGGTCGTCCCGGACACCGCGCACGCACCCATGTCGCGCCGCGCCACGCTCAACGCCATCTCGGGGCTCATCCTCGGCATGTTCGTCGCGATCCTCTCCGGCACGGTCGTGTCGACCTCGCTGCCGCGCATCATCTCCGACCTCGGCGGCGACCAGTCGAGCTACACCTGGGTGGTGACCGCCGCGCTGCTCGCGACCACGGTCACGACGCCGATCTGGGGCAAGTTCGCCGACCTGGTGAACCGCAAGCTGCTCGTGCAGCTCGCGCTCGGCCTGTTCGTGCTCGGGTCGGTGCTCGGCGGGTTCGCGCAGGACGCGTCGATGCTCATCGGCTTCCGCGTCATCCAGGGCCTCGGCGCAGGCGGCCTCATGGCGCTCGTGCAGATCGTGATCGCCGACATCATCTCGCCCCGCGAGCGCGGCCGGTGGATGGGGCTGATCGGCTCGGTCATGGCGGTCGCGACCATCGGCGGTCCGCTCATCGGCGGCCTCGTGACCGACGGCATCGGCTGGCGGGCGAACTTCTTCATCGCGCTCCCGTTCGCGATCGCCGCGATCGTGCTCATCCAGGCGACGCTGCACCTGCCCGCCCGCCCGAAGCGGAAGGTGAAGGTCGACTACCTCGGCGCGGTGCTCATCGCGACCGGTGTCAGCCTCCTGCTCGTCTGGGTGACCCTCGGCGGCAGCCAGTTCGATTGGAACTCCGTCGAGTCGTTCGTGATGATCGGCGGCGCCGTGCTCGCGCTGGTGGCAGCGGTCGTCGTCGAGCTCGTCGTCGAGGAGCCGATCGTGCCGCTCTCGCTCTTCCGGAACCGCACCTACGCGCTCTCCGTCGTCGCGAGCCTCTCGGTGGGCGTCGCGATGTTCGGCACGACCATCTTCATCGCCCAGTACATGCAGCTCGCCCGCGGGGCGACGCCGACCGAGTCGGGCCTGCTGACCATTCCGCTGATCATCGGCCAGATGGGCTCGTCGATCGTCGCGGGCCAGCTGATCAGCCGGTACGGGAAGTGGAAGCGCTACATGGTCACGGGCTCGGTGCTCGCGATCGCCGGCCTCCTGCTCATGAGCACGCTGCACTACGACACCCCGTACGGGTTCGTAGCGCTGTTCATGTTCGTGCTCGGGGCGGGCCTCGGCATGGTCATGCAGAACCTCGTGCTGGTCGTGCAGAACGACACCCCGGCGGCCCAGCTCGGCGTCGCGAGCTCGGGGGTCGCGTTCTTCCGCAGCCTCGGCGGCACCGCGGGCGTCGCGGTCATGGGTGCCGTGCTCGGCTCGCGCGTCGCCGACCTCGTTCGCGACGGGCTCGCGGGCCTCGACCCGGAGCAGCTCGCCGGTGCGCAGTCGCTCGCCGACGGCGGCATCCCCGACCTCGCCGAGCTCCCGGGTCCGGTGCGCACCGTCGTCGAGTCCGCCTACGGGCTCGGCGTGGCCGAGGTGTTCCTCATCGCCGTGCCGCTCGCCGTGGTCAGCCTCATCGCGATCTGCTTCCTGCCGAACAAGCCGCTCCAGACGGTCACCGCCGCCGAGCGCCTGACCGCCGAGGCGGAGGCCGCGAGGCCGGGCGAATAGGATGCCGACCATGACCGCCGACACTCCCGAACTCGAGCGCGCCCTCGGCGCCGTCGAGACCCAGCTCGGGGTGCTGTTCAACCGCGTGCGCGTGCTCTGGAAGGAGCAGGCCGCGAGCGTGCACCCCGACCTGCAGCCCGTCGGCTACAAGCTGCTCAGCGCGCTCGTGCGCGGCGGACCGGCTCACGCCGGCGCGCTCGCCGACCAGCTCGCGACCGACAAGTCGGTGGTGAGCCGGCAGGTGCGCATCCTCGCCGATCTCGGGCTCGTCGAGAGCCGGGTCGACGAGCACGACGCGCGCGCCCGTCTGCTGGTCGCGACGTCCGTCGGCGTCGAGCGCGTGCAGGAGGTGCGATCGGGCACGCAGTCTCGCCTGCGGGCGCGCCTCGCCGAGTGGCCCGAGGGCGACGTGGAGCGGTTCGCCGAGCTGCTCGCCCGCATGAACGAGGGGTGAGCGGATGCCCCGGGGCTGCGCCGGCCGTCGATTTGGTGCAGCACGGGGCATCCGTTAGCATTGCCTGAGCCAAAGACCGTCGGTCGTCGGCGCGCGGAAACGCGAGTCGATCGAAGCAGTGCGAAGCACGGGCCCACGCAGGTGACACGAATACGACTTCCGGGAATCATCCCGAATCTCCAGCTCCGTGCGCTTGCGCCGGAGCTTTTCTCATGTGCGCCGCAGGTCGGAAGCCGCATCACACAGCCCGTGGGGTGCGAAGAAGACATAAGGAGTGGCCATGGCGAAC
Coding sequences within:
- a CDS encoding sugar phosphate isomerase/epimerase family protein — translated: MTRPITLFTGQWADLPLEEVARLASGWGYDGLEIACWGDHLDPWRWNDDAYIADRLALLDRYGLKVWAISNHLKGQAVCDDPIDARHRDILSNRVWGDGEPEGVRQRAAEEMQHTARLAAKLGVDTVVGFTGSSIWKYVAMFPPASQAMVDAGYQDFADRWNPILDVFDEVGVRFAHEVHPSEIAYDYWTTVRTLEAIGHREAFGLNWDPSHMVWQDIDPVSFLWDFQDRIYHVDCKDTKLRGRNGRNGRLGSHLAWADPRRGWDFISTGHGDVPWEDAFRMLNTIGYQGPISIEWEDAGMDRLRGAPEALEFVRGLAFDAPDAAFDAAFSTSD
- a CDS encoding ROK family transcriptional regulator, translating into MGSTVTSDLFQILRDGRARTRTELAAMTGLARSTVALRIETLMELGLVGSVGDAVSTGGRPSSQFAITASERVVLGVDVGATHVRIAVSTLTGTVLGERHERIPVADGPEAVLGWIATEAQSLLTDVGRSMGDLLAVGIGLPGPVEHETGRPINPPIMPGWDRFDVPGWFEGVFDVPVLVDNDVNIMALGERERSWPEVDHLLFVKVATGIGSGVIAGGVLQRGAQGTAGDIGHVYVARGAEIPCSCGNRGCLEALASGAAIARALRASGLDPNSSQDVVDLVKRGNIDAIQAVRQAGRDVGEVLTTCVSLINPSVIVIGGSLAQAGEHLIAGVREVVYTRSMPLATEHLQIAQSRVGADAAVIGACVLAIHYALSPANIESMVAAGASR
- a CDS encoding alkaline phosphatase family protein yields the protein MIAVSEYGITRADHPVDVNRALRRAGLLAVHEQRGRELLDPTTSRAFAVADHQVAHVYVADPADVPRTRAVLAELDGVDEVLDRDAQARYGLSHERSGELVAVARPGAWFTYYYWLDDARAPEFARGVDIHRKPGYDPAELFLDPADRFARLRAGAGLARKALGFRYTMDVVPLDPSWVRGTHGRLPDGRADAPMVLSSDPGLATLERGDDELPAASVRDLVLDAAGITAVRR
- a CDS encoding alkaline phosphatase family protein produces the protein MSRTLLLDVVGLTPRTLAHMPRLRALGDAGATASLRTVLPAVTCSVQSTMLTGTAPAEHGIVGNGWYFRDLGEVLLWRQHNRLVAGEKVWETARRHRPGFSAANICWWYAMGASTDLTITPRPVYHADGRKSPDAYVRPAALHDRLERRLGPFPLFQYWGPGASLASTQWIVDATRLVLDERSDDLVMTYLPHLDYDLQRFGPASAEADRAAADLDAALAPCSTRRSPRVRP
- the eboE gene encoding metabolite traffic protein EboE; amino-acid sequence: MDLSYCTNVHPAETLDGVIAQLHRYAGPIRRRAGLARLGVGLWLPAALARELATDEHARGRLRDALDAESLEVRTLNAFPYAAFHADVVKHDVYRPDWTTAERERYTLDCAAVLADLLPEGATGSISTLPLGWREPWGPEQDRLAMDALTRVSRVLGGIRSELGRTIRLAIEPEPGCVLDDVGDIARWLGPRVGHGGIDAEHVGVCLDTCHLAVSFADPARAVDEVLDAGLRVVKVQASAALHADDPADPATADALGAFAEPRYLHQTRLRAPGGEVVRADDLDLALSELPRTGPWRTHFHMPLHHPAPAPLATTTDVLEAAYRAVLAGPGGGDDVQLDVETYTWSVLDVGDDDLIAGVAGELAWVRRHLLGASDLPGEAVA
- a CDS encoding TatD family hydrolase, coding for MRIFDPHIHMTSRTTADYAAMRDAGVRALVEPSFWLGQPRTNVGSFTDYFDALIGWERYRAAQYGIRHHCTIGLNPKEANDPRCREVMRVLPRYLAKDGVVAVGETGYDSMTAAEEEVFAEHLELAMRFDLPVLVHTPHRDKLAGTRRTLDVVRESGIRPELVVLDHLNEITVEEVVDSGCWMAFSIYPDTKMDERRLVDVLRRHGTTRMLVDSAADWGHSDPLTTVSSAHAMRAAGFSDDDVDRVLWRNPVAFYGQSGRLVLDEADGPDGDAVHGSDEFAGNSIRRGVPA
- a CDS encoding EboA domain-containing protein — encoded protein: MSTTTRLEGAPFVVGYGTNGFGDHPLDDALDVLDALGYRALALTLGHPHLDPFADDARDRARELRLRLDDMGWRVVIETGGRYTLDPFRKHRPNLLDPDGAARVELLERAIDLAGVLRADAVSFWSGTLPRGTETDEALDRLVTRVGGLAATAASAGVALALEPEPGMLVETVADALAVRAAAGDPAALRLTVDLGHCVAVEPGGVVGALGEAGGLLANVQVDDMRSGVHEHLEFGDGELDLSAALGTLSAAGYTGIAAVELPGTATTRPAPQPAASEPSGPPGRQHERLVPHRTRRRGDRARAHRRVLAGVRAHGGPRRTRPRARPRGLRLGTVDDEARAALLRTAVASASPDRGAAIVRDLYDHGDTAERRGVLRGLNTLDEPTPPVVAAGLAAVHESLRANDPGLVAAAMGPFGADHLDPHAWRHGVLKLLFMGVPIDAVDALDARSDDELVRMATALVAERRSAGREVSADMLRVAGAAPSAPPQTTIREDAR